ATTGTTCCTACCAGCCCAGAAATTGCAAAATTTGTAAGAGGCAATAGAAAATACAAAAGAATGCTTCCTGTTGGAGTTAGAATCTAAATGACTAACACAACTCCTTTAAAAGATTGAAAAAAGTCTGGAATTACATGTAACTCCAGACTTTTTTATTGTTCAATACAACTTCATTACTTTCATGAAGATGAAACCGCTTGGTGCACAAACTGAAAACGCACCAAACCATCGGTATCAATTTCGGTTAATTCAACCTCTTGTAATGTATTTACCAATTCTGGGTTCCAAGGCACTTTTACTTTAACATAATTTTCAGTAAAACCATGAATATACCCTTCTTTATTCTCACCCTCAAATAAAACCGTTCGTGTAGTTCCTAATTGGCTTTCGTAAAAAGCACGACGTTTTTTAACTGACAGACCGCGTAACATTTTACTGCGCTTATTTCTTACATTTTTTGGCACCACACCATCCATTTCTGTGGCTTCGGTGTTATCGCGCTCAGAATAGGTAAAAACGTGCAAATACGAAATATCCAATTCGTTTAAAAAATTGTAAGTTTCTAAAAAGTGTTCATCGGTTTCACCCGGAAAACCTACAATAACATCAACGCCAATACAGGCATGTGGCATTACTTCCTTAATTTTTGCTACACGATCAACATACAGTTCGCGCATATAGCGACGCTTCATTTTTTTTAAGATGATGTTACTCCCAGATTGCAATGGCACATGAAAATGCGGCACAAAAGCTCTGGATTTCGACACCAAATCTATCGTGTCGTTTTTTAACAGATTGGGCTCAATTGAAGAAATGCGCAAACGTTCAATTCCGTTTACCTTATCCAACTCGGTTACCAAATCCAAAAAGGTGTGTTCGTGCTTTTTATTTCCAAATTCACCTTTTCCGTAATCACCAATATTAACACCCGTAAGCACAATTTCCTTGATATTTTGCTCTGAGATTTCCTTGGCATTTTTGAGTACATTTTCCATGGTATCGCTTCGAGATATGCCTCGAGCCAACGGTATGGTACAATAAGTACACTTATAATCGCACCCATCCTGAACCTTTAAAAACGCCCGGGTTCTATCTCCAATGGAATAACTGCCCACATAAAAATCGGCCTCTTCGATTTCACACGAATGCACCTCGCCAAAATCGTTTTTGGTCAGGTCGTTTAAATAATCGGTAATCTTAAACTTTTCGGTAGCCCCCAAAACCAAATCTACACCATCAACATCGGCAAGTTCTTGTGGTTTTAACTGGGCATAACACCCCACAGCCGCTACAAAAGCTTCCGGATTTGCTTTTTGCGCCTGCTTTACAATAGTCTTAAAACGTTTGTCGGCATTTTCGGTTACCGAGCAGGTGTTAATAACGTAAATATCAGCATTTTCAGAAAAATCAACCCGATCAAAACCTTCGTCGTTAAAACTTCTGGCTATGGTGGATGTTTCCGAAAAATTAAGCTTACAACCCAGTGTATAAAATGCGACTTTTTTATTCATATAACCTTTTATGCCCTTAACTTGTTTCGGGTTTTTATAAAATATATCTTTACATCTAAAAGATTGCAAATTTACAACTAATAAATCACATGATAAAACCTGTTTTAGGCCGAATAATATTCTATTTATCAATTAGTTGTACTTTATTTTTGATTTCTTCCTGCGGAAGCGACACCAATTCCAATAAAGACCATTTGGTTTTTCGATACAACGAATACGCTAACATCAATACACTCGACCCCGCTTTTTCGCGTACTTTGCAAGATAATTCGGTATGCAACCAACTTTACAACGGACTTGTTCAATTGGATGACGAACTCAACATCCTGCCTAGTATTGCTAAAAGTTGGATGGTTTCTGAAGACGGACTAACATACACTTTTCAGTTAAGGGACGATGTGTATTTTCACAAGCATGAATTATTTGGAAAAGACTCCACGAGAACCGTTACAGCTTCAGACTTCACCTATAGCCTAAACCGTTTACGAGACCCTAAAATTGCGGCACCCGGCAGCTGGGTTTTAAACAAGGTGGACGATTTTAAAGCGGTAAGCGATACTGTTTTTAAAATCCAACTAAAACAGCCTTTTCCCGCTTTTATTGGTTTGCTGACCATGAAATACTGTTCGGTAGTACCCAAGGAAATTGTTGAACATTACGGCTCTGAATTTAGGGCACACCCCATAGGTACTGGCCCATTTAAGTTTAAGCGCTGGGAAGAAAACATCAAACTGGTTTTCAGAAAAAACAAAAATTATTTTGAATACGACCAAAACGGCAAGCAACTTCCTTATTTGGAAGCGGTGGCACTTACCTTTTTACCTGATAAACAAAGTGAGTTTTTACAGTTTATTCAGGGCAACCTCGATTTTTTAAACAGTATGGATGCTTCATATAAAGATGAATTATTAACCGCAGACGGCAAACTAAGAAAACGGTACAAAAAAACGGTTAACATGATTCGCGGCCCATATCTAAATACCGAATATTTAGGTTTTTATCTAGATTCTGAAACACCTGAAATACAATCGGAATTGATTAGGAAAGCCATAAATTATGGTTTCGACCGAAAAAAAATGATGATTTACTTGCGAAATGGTATAGGTAACCCGGCCGATGGCGGTTTTATCCCTATTGGTCTGCCTGGGCACAACAAAAACATTGGTTTTACCTACCAACCCAAAAAAGCAAAACAACTGATAGAAAAATTTAAGGCTGAAAGCGGCATTGCAAATCCAGAAATAACGTTGGTTACGACTAGCAATTATTTAAGTTTTTGTGAGTTTATCCAGCGGGAACTGGAAAAGTCTGGACTAACCATTAACGTAGACGTTATGCCAGAGGCTACTTTGCGTGCTGGCCGCTCTAACGGAAAAGTTGATATGTTTAGAAGCTCTTGGATAGCCGACTATTTAGATGCAGAAAACTACCTATCTATATTTTACAGTAAAAATTTTGCCCCTGGTGGCTCTAACTATTTTCATTACAAAAATACAGAATTCGACAGCTTGTACAACAAAGCGTTTACCGTTACCGATATTGAACAACGAAAATTACTTTACACTAAAATGGACTCCTTAGCTATGGATAAAGCATTAATGGTGCCTTTGTATTATGATGAAGTGGTACGATTTACTCAAAAGAATGTGAAAGACTTGGGCATAAACCCTATTAATTTGTTGGATTTAAGACGGGTTAAAAAAACGAAAACCAACTAAACATAGGCTACTCGCCTTCTGCTGGTTTTCCAATGTCATTTATTTCATCTTTTACCACAACAACCGATTTTTTCCATCGGTTCTCAAGCAAGGTATAAAAGCCCCAAAGCGTTAACAATCCTATAGGAAGCGCTAACAGACTGATACCAAAATTTGATTCCCAATTAAACCCCCAACCGAACACGGCCATATCTAAAACAGCTATAATCGCAAGCACCAAAATACCTGATGCATAATAAATAATAATGCTCAAAATAGCAAACAACCACTTACTTTGATCGTATTCCTCGGCTAAATCATAAAATCGTTTTCCTATGAAGTAAATAAGTAAAATTCCAAGCATAATTTATCCCCGTCTATATTTTTTGGTTTGCTCAAAAACATGCTCTAAAATAGCCTTGTCTTGTTCCGAAAATTCAACATTTCTTCTGGACATCACTACTTGGGCCACTTCAAATGATTTTTTTGTCAGGTAGGTTGTAAATCCGCTATTACCGCCCCAGCTAAAACTCGGCACAAAATTTCTAGGAAATCCACTACCAAAAATATTGGCACTTACCCCAACAACAGTACCCGTATTAAACATCGTGTTAATACCACATTTACTATGGTCGCCCATCATGAGGCCACAAAATTGCAATCCCGTTTTGGCAAAACGTTCCGATTGATAGTCCCAAAGGCGCACCTCGGCATAATTGTTTTTAAGGTTGGAGTTATTAGTATCTGCACCCAAATTACACCACTCACCCAAAACCGAATTCCCCAAATATCCGTCATGGCCTTTATTGGAATTCGCAAACATTACAGCGTTATTAATTTCGCCTCCCGCTTTGCAACTTGGCCCAATTGTAGTTGGTCCATAAATTTTAGCACCCATTTTTATGGTTGCGCCGCTACATAAAGCAAATGGCCCCCTAACAATAGCACCTTCCATAATTTCGGCCTTTCTACCAATATATATGGGCCCCTTGCTGGCATTTAAGGTTGCAAACTCTAGTTTTGCCCCTTTTTCGATAAATATATTTTCGGGCGCAATAACATTATTACTAGACGGAATGGGTTGCGATTTTCGGTTTTTTGTAATCAGTGCAAAATCTTCCTGAATGGCCTCGCCGTTTTTAGAGAAAATATTCCAAGTATGTTCTATTTTTATAATCTCCTGGCTGAATTCGATAGCTTCAAAGGCATCAAAATCAATATCCTCTTGCGCCTCCTTCGTAAAAAACGCTATAACATCTTCACCCTTAAAAATGGCTTGGTTTTCCTTTAGGTCTTTTATCATTTCAACCAGTTCCAAATTGGGAAGGTACGATGCGTTTATCATCACGTTTTCTTCCATTTCTACCATAGGAAATTTATCAGATAGATAATCTTCGGTAATTGTTGTGGTTGTTGTATCTAAAAACGATTCCCATTTTTCCCTAATGGTTAAAATACCAACACGGATGTCGGCTACCGGTCTAGTGAATGTAAATGGCAACAAGCTGTTGCGCGACGGACCATCAAAAAGAATATAGTTCATAATTGCAGCTGGTATAAAAAGGAAGGCAGAAATTTTACGTTCTTTTATCCAAAAATGTTTTGCTTACTCAAATGTAACTTAATTGTACAAAACAAAAAAGCCTTTCATTGCTGAAAGGCTTTAAAATATTTCTAAGCTAAATTTATTTTTTGAATTTAGCGTATTTGTTTTTGAATTTATCAATACGACCAGCAGTATCCACCAATTTAGATTTACCAGTGTAGTAAGGATGCGATGTTCTAGAAATCTCCATTTTCACTAATGGATACTCAACACCTTCAACCTCGATAGTTTCATTAGTTTCTGCGGTAGATTTTGTTAAAAACACATCGTCGTTAGACATATCTTTAAACGCCACTACTCTATAATTTTCTGGATGTATACCTTTTCTCATCGCTAAATGCTTTTTATTCTTTTCAATTTTGGAAGTGCAAATTTAAGCAATTTTTACAAATGCGCAACACTTTTTAATATTTTTTATTCTATCTACAAATGTAACGTTTTAGTATCTTTGATTACTAACAAACCAACTAAAAATAACAATCAAAATATCATGGAAAAATCTTTAAAATCAATTGCTACAAATTACGGGCTTTACTTGGGTATTTTACTTTCGCTCATCACTGTATTATCTTATGCGATTAACATAGAATTGTTAACCAATATGTGGGTAGGCATATTTATTTTAATAGCCATTATAGTTATAGGCATAATATCGGTTGCCAAAACAAAACAAGCGCAAAACGGTTTTGCCAGTTTTAAAGAAGCGTTTACTTCATTTTTCATAACTGTTCTTATTGGTTTGCTAATAAGTACTTTTGTTTCTTTTTTGTTGTTCAATGTCATTGACACCGAAGCAGCAGAAACTTTAAAACAAAAAACTTTAGAACAGACCGTTGAAATGATGGAAGGCTTTAATGCTCCGGTTGAAACCATAGACCAAGCCATTGAACAAATTGAATCACAAAACCAATATTCCATAGGAAACATTCTTAAAGGTTTAGCTGGTTATTTGGTGCTTTTTAGCATTATTGGTTTAATTGTTGCCGCTGCACTGAAAAAAAGTAATCCAGAGGCCGAATAAATTCAGTACTTTTGACCTATTGAATTTTGAAAACATCTAAATGAACATATCTGTAGTTATACCACTACTTAACGAACAGGAGTCTTTAAAAGAATTGCACGATTGGATTGTAAGGGTTATAACGTCCAACGGCTTTTCGTACGAAATTATCTTTATTGATGATGGTAGTACAGACAGTTCATGGCCTACTATTGTAAACCTTTCGGAAGAAAACAGTAACGTAAAAGGGATTCGGTTTTTAAAAAACTTTGGAAAATCGCAAGCACTGCATGCCGGCTTCGATAAAGCCGTGGGCAACGTGGTGATTACCATGGATGCCGATTTACAGGACAGTCCAGACGAAATCCCCGAACTGTACCAAATGATTACAAAAGAAGGTTTCGACTTGGTTTCGGGCTGGAAAAAGAAACGCTACGATTCGGTGATTTCAAAAAATATGCCTTCAAAACTGTTCAATTGGGCCGCCAGAAAAACATCTGGAGTAAAACTCAACGATTTTAACTGTGGCCTGAAAGCCTATAAAATTGATGTAGTAAAAAATATTGATGTTAATGGTGAAATGCATCGTTACATTCCGGTGCTTTCAAAAAACGCTGGTTTTACTAAAATAGGCGAGAAAGTAGTACAGCACCAGGCCCGTAAATACGGTGTTACCAAATTTGGCATGAACCGCTTTATCCACGGCTTTTTAGATTTAATTACCATCTGGTTTTTATCGCGTTTTGGCAAACGCCCCATGCATTTGTTTGGCGCATTGGGCTTTCTAATGTTTGCCATAGGTTTTGCTTTTTCGATGTATTTGGGTATCGATAAGTTGTTTTTGAATCCATCTGGAAGACTTATTACGCAGCGTCCACAATTTTATATAGCCCTTTCCACAATGGTTATCGGAACTCAATTTTTCGTGGCTGGTTTTTTAGGTGAAATTGTTCTTCGCAACAAATCCGACAAAAAACGCTACTTAATTAAAGAGAAATTAAATTAAAACTAAAATTTTTCAAACTATTTATTAACTTTAAAACATCAACCAACTTAAGGTTGATTTTTAGCTATTAATTAACTTTGAACTAAACTTTCACGATTATTATGATACACATTGAACCAAAAATTTTAGAGCGAATTAATGCTTGGCTTACCCCTGCATTTGATAAAAAAACACAGGCAACAATTAAAGACAGCATTGCCAACAACCCAAAGGACATTCAAGAAAGTTTTTACAAAGATTTGGAGTTTGGCACTGGAGGCATGCGAGGTATCATGGGTGTTGGCACCAACAGAATTAACAAATATACACTAGGAAAAAGCACTCAAGGTTTGAGCAATTACCTTCACAAACAATTTTCTGGTGAAAAAATAAAAACAGTTATTGCTTACGATTGCCGCCACAACAGTAAAACCTTGGCTAAAGTCGTTGCCGATGTGTTTTCTGCAAATGGCATTGAAGTGTATCTGTTTGAAGATTTACGCCCAACGCCAGAATTATCGTTTGCCGTTAGACATTTAAATTGCCATTGCGGCATTGTATTAACCGCTTCGCACAACCCACCAGAGTACAATGGTTATAAAGTGTATTGGCAAGATGGCGGACAATTAGTGCCACCGCACGATAGTGCCGTTATCGACATGATTAACGATTTGGATTATGCCGACATAAAATTTAAGGCCAATGACGATTTAATACATTACATAGGCAAAGATGTTGATGCCGACTTTGTTGATGCTTCGGTTGAAAACGGATGTGTTGGCGCAACCCAAGCCGCTAAAGACGATTTAACTATTGTATTTACCTCGCTTCACGGCACATCGATTACGGCCGTTCCCGAAACTTTAAAGCAAGCAGGTTACAAAAACGTCCATATTGTAAAAGAACAGGAAACTCCCGATGGCGATTTCCCAACAGTAAAATCACCAAACCCTGAAGAACCTGCCGCATTAAAAATGGCTTTGGAACTCGCTGAAAAAGTAAATGCCGATATCGTTATAGGTACCGACCCCGATTGCGACAGACTAGGTGTTGCTGTTCGTAATTCTGAAAAAAAACTACAATTATTGAACGGAAATCAGACTATGATTATGATGACTGATTTCCTACTAAAACAATGGAAAGCGGAAGGAAAAATAAAAGGAAAGGAATTTATTGCTACAACCATTGTGTCTACGCCTATGCTTAACAAACTTGCCGATGCCTATGGTGTGGATAATAAAATTGTACTGACTGGTTTTAAATGGATTGCCAAACTCATTCATGATTTTGACGACTTAAGTTTTATTGGCGGTGGTGAAGAAAGTTTTGGCTATTTGGTTGGTGATTTTGTTCGCGATAAAGATGCTGTAACCTCAACACTTTTGGCTTGCGAAATCGCTGCTATTACAAAATCTAACGGCAGTTCGTTCTATGAAGAACTTTTAAAACTCTATGTTGAACACGGGTGCTTCAAGGAAAAACTTGTTTCGCTAACCAAAAAAGGCATTGAAGGCGCCGAAGAAATAAAACAAATGATGACCGATGCCCGCAACAATACACTTAAAGTTATAAATGGCTCAAAAGTCGTAAAATTTGAAGATTACGATCTATCTATTCGTAAAAACATGGTTACAGGTGAGGAAAGTGCTATAGATATTCCAAAATCAAATGTACTGATTTATTACACTGAAGATGGTAGCCAAGTGGCGTTAAGGCCTAGTGGTACAGAACCCAAAATAAAGTTCTACGTTAGTGTTAATACGAAATTAGACAGCGTTTCAAATTTTAATCAGACTGAGGCCGATTTGGATGCTAAAGCCGAAGCGATTTTAAAAGACATGAAATTAATTTAATAACACGTATCTTTGCACAAAACTACATGCTTTTATGGTTTCCATAAAAGCATGTTTTATAAATAGACAATTCTGATTTAATGAATCATTTTTATAACATCTTAAGATACGCTAAACCTTATAAAAAATATGCTTTCGGGCATATTGTATCCAATATTTTTTATGCGCTGTTTGGCACATTGTCGTTCATTGCATTAATACCAATGTTAGACATCCTATTTGAAAAAAAGGACGAGACCGTACAAATAACAAAACCGATTTACGAGGGCATATCCCATCTAAAAGATTACTATAAAGATTTTTTGGCTTACCATGTAAACCAATACGCAGAAAACAACCCGCAAAAAGCATTACTTTTGGTTGTTGGACTTATTATATCCTTATTTTTACTAAAAAATATTTTCGGTTATTTAGCCAATTATTTCATGGTTTTTTTAAGAAATGGTGTGGTAAGAGACCTGCGGAATGCCGTATATTCAAAAACCGTCGAGCTTCCCCTTTCCTATTTCTCAGAACAAAAAAAGGGCGATATTATGGCACGTGTAACTAACGATGTAGCCACACTTCAATATTCCATGCTACCTGTTTTAGAACTCATCGCCAGAGAACCCCTTATGATAATTTTCACCTTAATTGGCATGGTTATCTTGAGTGCAAAACTCACAATTTTCGTATTTATATTTATTCCTATTTCGGGTATAATCATTTCCCGTATCGGAAAAAGTTTAAAACGTAAATCTGATCGCGTTCAAAACGAACAGGGCGTTATACTTTCCACTTTGGAGGAAACCCTAACAGGATTACGCATTATAAAAGGGTTTAACGCCGAAAAAAAATTCGACGATAAGTTTAGAGCATCCTCAAATCGGTTTTATAACTTTTCAAATAAACTATTGAACCGCCAAAACTTGGCCTCACCAACAAGTGAGTTTTTGGGTATTTTGGTCATTTCTATTTTATTATGGTATGGCGGTCAATTGGTATTGGTTGATGGCTCACTTGATGGTAGTTCGTTTATTGCGTTTATGGGGCTAGCCTACAATATTATGGTGCCGGCAAAAGCTATTTCCAGAGGACTTTACAACATCAAACAAGGCAATGCGGCCGCCGAACGTATTCAGGAAATCATCGACACACCTAACCCGTTAAAAGATAAAAATAATGCCATTGAAAAAACAGATTTCAATTCTGAAATTAAATTCAAAGACATTTCGTTTAAATATCAAGATGATTACGTATTAAAGAATTTTTCTTTAACCATTCCCAAAGGAAAAACCGTGGCCTTGGTAGGGCAATCAGGAAGTGGTAAATCTACTATTGCCAATTTAATTACGCGCTTTTATCACGTCAATAAAGGAGAGATTTTAATCGATGATATAAATATAAATGATATCACTACGAGTTCGTTACGCAAACAATTGGGTATTGTTACCCAAGATGCCATATTGTTTAACGACACCATAAAAAACAATCTGAAATTGGGCAACGACAATGCAACTGATGAGGCAGTTATTGAAGCCTTAAAAATTGCTAACGCTTGGGAATTTGTAAAAGATTTGCCCGAAGGTATTGAAACAAATATAGGCGATTCTGGAAATAAACTTTCAGGTGGACAGAAACAGCGATTGAGCATTGCCCGCGCCGTTCTTAAAAGTCCACCTATTATGGTTTTAGACGAGGCGACTTCGGCACTAGATACAGAAAGTGAACGTTTGGTACAAGTGGCCTTAGAAAACATGATGAAAAACAGGACATCAATCGTTATTGCCCACAGATTATCTACCATTCAAAATGCCGATGAGATTGTTGTTCTCAACAAAGGACAAATTGTTGAACAAGGAAAGCATAACGAACTCATTGCTAAAAAAGGTGTTTACCAAAAACTCGTTGAAATGCAAAGTTTTGAATAAAATTGGATTTGGCATAAAAAAAGGATAGAGATTTGGGGGCTTCTATCCTTTTTTTTGTTCTGTTAGACTTGGGGCATCTAACAACTTTTAGTAGGTTTCTGTTACAAACATAAGTCATTAATACTTTTCAAGCAAGAAAAAATGCATTTAATCGTGTTTTAAATACACTTTATCGATAAAAACAAACTCAAACTATTGATTTTCAGAGACATAAACTTTAGCCCTAAAAACCAATAATCAGCTCTTAAACTTTTACTATATTTAACAGTCTAAATTATAAAGTGTATTTGTGACGGACGAAGCGCAACTTTTAGAACAACTAAAATCGGAACAACATAAGGATGAGGCTTTTAAAACCCTGATTTCGCTCTACAAAGAACGCTTATATTGGCATATTCGAAACATTGTTAAGTCGCACGACGACACTGACGATGTGCTTCAAAATACATTCATTAAAATCTACAAAAACATTCATAAATTTAAAGGAGAAAGCAAATTGTTTTCATGGATGTACCGCATTGCAACAAACGAATCTATAACCTTTATAAACAAAAGGGCTAAACAATTAAAAACCACAAACGAAGAAGTACAGCAACAAGCCTTAAACAATTTAAAATCGGATGTTTATTTTGAAGGCACCGAAATCCAGTTAAAATTACAAAAAGCCATAGCTACACTACCTGAAAAGCAGCAATTGGTGTTTAACATGAAGTATTTTCAAGACTTAAAATATAAAGATATGTCTGAAATTTTACAAACAAGTGAAGGAGCACTAAAGGCATCATATCACATAGCCGTAAAAAAAATTGAAGACTATTTAACTAAAAATTAAACCTTTATAAAAAAAGTAAGTCTTACAAATAGCAATGAAAGATAAAAAAATGCATAGCATCAAAAAAACAGGATTTAAAGTACCAAACAATTATTTTGATACTTTAGAAGACGATCTGTTGCCAGAAATCAAGTTAAAAACCAATCTTGAGCGTTCTGGTTTTACCGTACCCAAAACCTATTTTAGCGATTTAGATAGTGACATAATCAACAAAATACAAAAAGAAAACGAGCCAAAAGTTATTTCAATAGTCAGCAAAAAGAACTTGATTTATATTTCGAGTGTAGCAGCTGCTGTATTGTTACTTTTTAGTTTGTCTGTATTGAACACCAAGCCCGAAACAACTTTTGACAGCCTAGATGTTCAAACTGTTGAAAACTATATTTTAGAAGAAGACATTGGCGCCTATGAAATAAATACCACCCTAACAGAAGACGACTTTTACGCAGAGAATTTCACCGATGTTACAATTGACGATGATTCCTTTGAAACTTATATCTTAAACGATATAAACATAGAAGACATCATGTTAGAATAAAAACGCACCATGAAAAAACTTATACTATTCATATCATTACTGTTTTTCATCTCCATAAATGCATTTTCGCAGCACCATGGCGATAAATTTAAAAAACTAAAAATACCTTTTATCTCAGAGCGGGTTAACTTAACACCCGAGGAAGCCGAAAAATTCTGGCCTATTTATAATGCTTATGAAGAAATCGCGTCTAAATTAAAGCACGAAAAAATACGCGGCATCCATAAAGAAATAAAAAAGAACCGTGATGCTATAAGTGAAGCCAAGGCAAAAGAATTACTTGAAAAACTAACCAATTACGAAAAAGAACTTCATGACGAAGAAATGAAACTCAATAAGCAGTTGCAAAAAATTATTTCGAATAAAAAAATCATACTTCTCAAAATGGCCGAAGAAGATTTTAAAAAGCGGCTTTTTGACAGATATGTAAACAAAAAAATAAAACACCGAATGGAAAATAAAAAGGACAAATAGAACGATCCTTTTTTATTCCTTAAAAGTAAGCTTTGAAATCCGTCCAGCCCCAGCAACATAAGCTACACTATCGTTTAAAAACCTAATGGTGTAAAACCCTTCATCACTCAAGTGTTTCCATGACCCTCCGGAATCATTACTAAAATCGATACCTTTAAAACCAACAGCTACAAGTTCCTTAGCATTTCCGTTTGGCACATATTGCACACAACTTCTGTACCCAGGGTTTTGGTTTTGAGCTACCAAATGCCATGTTTTGCCGCCATCGGTAGTTTTAATTTTGTTCGCCGCATTAGCATCTGGATTAGTATAATCGCCACCAATGGCAAAACCGTTTAGTTCATCATAAAAATCGATGGAATAAATGCCCTCGGTTTCCTTTTCCTTAACGATTGGCGTATCGAAAACCTGCCATGTTTTAGCTTTATCAGGAGAATAATACACGCGTCCCGCCGTAGTGGCCACCCAAGTACTTTCCCCTATTATGGCAATATTCGTATCGCTAGCGGCAAAAGCACCTTCGTTATCGAGGCCTTTGGGCAATTGGTTACACGGTAATTTTGTCCAAGTATCACCGCCATCTCTGGTAACGATAATACTTAAACAGCCATCGGTAGAGTCGCCAATAGCAATACCTTCGTGGTTATTCCAAAAATCCATGGAATCGTAAAAAGTTTTGGGGTGGTTTTCTTGGTAAACTATTTTAATTGAATCCTTCTGTATTTTAAAAATAAAAGTGGGACTTCCTATCGTAATGACAAATCCGTGAGCAACCGCCCTGAAGTTAAGCTCTAAAGAATCGGAGACAGGTATAGGGTAATAAATAGCTTTTTCATTTGTAAAACCTAAGTCTCCATTGGAAGTTGCAAAAAACAAATTCCCGGTTTCATCTCCCAATTCAATGGCCCTAACATTCAAAAGCGAATCCTGTAAAATCGTTTCAATTTCAACGTCATTAAAATCCTTAGGAATAACATTTTTCCTTTTTGCACAGGAAAATAACACCAAAACAAGCACCACCAGGGACACATTTCTTTTCATAAAACATGAATTTTAAAGAAAGATAGTGCTATTCGCTCTAAAAATAAAAACATTCGAGAATTCGTAGCATTTAACGTAACTTTGCAGCCTGATTTATACAACATGCGATTACACAGAAATTTATGCTTTGCGGTTATTGATGGATTAACCCTAATTTTTAACGAAGGAAAGTACGCCGATAAAGTCATCCAACAATTGTTAAAACGTGATAAACGTTGGGGCTCTCGCGACC
This genomic stretch from Flavobacteriaceae bacterium GSB9 harbors:
- a CDS encoding oxidoreductase encodes the protein MKRNVSLVVLVLVLFSCAKRKNVIPKDFNDVEIETILQDSLLNVRAIELGDETGNLFFATSNGDLGFTNEKAIYYPIPVSDSLELNFRAVAHGFVITIGSPTFIFKIQKDSIKIVYQENHPKTFYDSMDFWNNHEGIAIGDSTDGCLSIIVTRDGGDTWTKLPCNQLPKGLDNEGAFAASDTNIAIIGESTWVATTAGRVYYSPDKAKTWQVFDTPIVKEKETEGIYSIDFYDELNGFAIGGDYTNPDANAANKIKTTDGGKTWHLVAQNQNPGYRSCVQYVPNGNAKELVAVGFKGIDFSNDSGGSWKHLSDEGFYTIRFLNDSVAYVAGAGRISKLTFKE
- a CDS encoding RNA polymerase sigma factor; this translates as MTDEAQLLEQLKSEQHKDEAFKTLISLYKERLYWHIRNIVKSHDDTDDVLQNTFIKIYKNIHKFKGESKLFSWMYRIATNESITFINKRAKQLKTTNEEVQQQALNNLKSDVYFEGTEIQLKLQKAIATLPEKQQLVFNMKYFQDLKYKDMSEILQTSEGALKASYHIAVKKIEDYLTKN
- a CDS encoding phospho-sugar mutase, which gives rise to MIHIEPKILERINAWLTPAFDKKTQATIKDSIANNPKDIQESFYKDLEFGTGGMRGIMGVGTNRINKYTLGKSTQGLSNYLHKQFSGEKIKTVIAYDCRHNSKTLAKVVADVFSANGIEVYLFEDLRPTPELSFAVRHLNCHCGIVLTASHNPPEYNGYKVYWQDGGQLVPPHDSAVIDMINDLDYADIKFKANDDLIHYIGKDVDADFVDASVENGCVGATQAAKDDLTIVFTSLHGTSITAVPETLKQAGYKNVHIVKEQETPDGDFPTVKSPNPEEPAALKMALELAEKVNADIVIGTDPDCDRLGVAVRNSEKKLQLLNGNQTMIMMTDFLLKQWKAEGKIKGKEFIATTIVSTPMLNKLADAYGVDNKIVLTGFKWIAKLIHDFDDLSFIGGGEESFGYLVGDFVRDKDAVTSTLLACEIAAITKSNGSSFYEELLKLYVEHGCFKEKLVSLTKKGIEGAEEIKQMMTDARNNTLKVINGSKVVKFEDYDLSIRKNMVTGEESAIDIPKSNVLIYYTEDGSQVALRPSGTEPKIKFYVSVNTKLDSVSNFNQTEADLDAKAEAILKDMKLI
- a CDS encoding ABC transporter ATP-binding protein/permease, whose translation is MNHFYNILRYAKPYKKYAFGHIVSNIFYALFGTLSFIALIPMLDILFEKKDETVQITKPIYEGISHLKDYYKDFLAYHVNQYAENNPQKALLLVVGLIISLFLLKNIFGYLANYFMVFLRNGVVRDLRNAVYSKTVELPLSYFSEQKKGDIMARVTNDVATLQYSMLPVLELIAREPLMIIFTLIGMVILSAKLTIFVFIFIPISGIIISRIGKSLKRKSDRVQNEQGVILSTLEETLTGLRIIKGFNAEKKFDDKFRASSNRFYNFSNKLLNRQNLASPTSEFLGILVISILLWYGGQLVLVDGSLDGSSFIAFMGLAYNIMVPAKAISRGLYNIKQGNAAAERIQEIIDTPNPLKDKNNAIEKTDFNSEIKFKDISFKYQDDYVLKNFSLTIPKGKTVALVGQSGSGKSTIANLITRFYHVNKGEILIDDININDITTSSLRKQLGIVTQDAILFNDTIKNNLKLGNDNATDEAVIEALKIANAWEFVKDLPEGIETNIGDSGNKLSGGQKQRLSIARAVLKSPPIMVLDEATSALDTESERLVQVALENMMKNRTSIVIAHRLSTIQNADEIVVLNKGQIVEQGKHNELIAKKGVYQKLVEMQSFE